The following are from one region of the Hallerella porci genome:
- the murC gene encoding UDP-N-acetylmuramate--L-alanine ligase, whose translation MNLIPSSRVKRLHFVGIGGAGMSGIAEVLFENGFVVTGSDTGDGPAIEYLKNLGIEIFPTHDAKNVENADLLVYSSAVKMDNPEIVEAKTRRIPVIRRAEMLGELMRLKYTLAVSGTHGKTTTTSMLGAIWEAAGEDPTVIVGGVVKGKGSGAKVGRGRYLIAESDEFDRSFLSMMPSSAIITNIDREHLDTYGTLDAIKDAFVAFANKVPFYGQVVVCIDNPNIQSVLTRFTKPVVTYGFSRQAMYRADNVHMENGISRFEVFKNNESLGEFTLKIPGKHNVLNATATIALSHEENIALEIVRKALSEFTGVKRRFEFIGEENGILVYDDYAHHPTETAATLQGARDTFPDKRIVVVFQPHLYTRTRDQYEAFAEVFANCDELITLEIYKAREQPIPGVSGKLITDTAIARGHQNAKFVKTKEEAIEVLKQDAKPGDLVLFMGAGDIWKAERPFLEALKK comes from the coding sequence ATGAATTTGATTCCGAGCAGTCGCGTAAAAAGGTTGCATTTTGTGGGCATTGGCGGAGCTGGAATGTCTGGCATTGCCGAAGTGCTTTTTGAAAATGGTTTTGTGGTTACAGGAAGCGATACCGGCGACGGTCCTGCCATTGAATATTTGAAAAATTTAGGCATTGAAATTTTCCCGACTCACGATGCGAAGAATGTGGAAAACGCAGACCTTCTCGTTTATTCGTCGGCGGTGAAAATGGACAATCCTGAAATTGTCGAAGCGAAAACTCGCCGCATTCCGGTAATTCGCCGCGCAGAAATGCTCGGAGAATTGATGCGTTTAAAATACACTCTCGCAGTTTCGGGAACGCATGGAAAGACGACGACCACATCGATGCTCGGCGCCATTTGGGAAGCCGCAGGCGAAGATCCCACTGTGATTGTCGGCGGCGTGGTGAAAGGAAAGGGCAGTGGCGCAAAAGTCGGCCGTGGACGTTACTTGATCGCCGAAAGCGATGAATTCGATCGCAGCTTCCTTTCGATGATGCCTTCGTCGGCAATTATCACCAACATCGACCGCGAACATTTGGATACTTACGGCACTTTAGATGCGATTAAAGATGCTTTCGTCGCCTTTGCGAATAAAGTTCCGTTCTACGGACAAGTCGTCGTTTGCATCGATAATCCCAATATTCAATCGGTGCTCACGCGTTTTACAAAGCCCGTGGTGACTTATGGATTTAGCCGCCAAGCGATGTATCGCGCGGATAATGTCCACATGGAAAATGGCATTTCGCGATTTGAAGTTTTCAAAAACAACGAAAGCTTAGGGGAATTTACTCTGAAAATTCCGGGCAAACATAATGTGCTCAATGCGACGGCGACGATTGCGCTTTCGCACGAAGAAAATATCGCACTTGAAATTGTTCGGAAAGCGCTTTCGGAATTTACAGGAGTTAAACGCCGCTTCGAATTCATCGGCGAAGAAAACGGCATTCTCGTCTACGATGATTATGCGCATCATCCGACGGAAACGGCTGCGACTTTGCAAGGCGCCCGCGATACGTTCCCCGATAAACGCATTGTCGTCGTTTTTCAACCGCATCTTTACACGCGGACTCGTGATCAATACGAAGCCTTCGCCGAAGTCTTTGCAAACTGCGACGAACTCATCACTCTCGAAATTTACAAGGCGCGGGAACAACCGATTCCGGGCGTTTCGGGAAAATTGATTACGGACACAGCAATTGCCCGCGGACATCAAAACGCCAAATTTGTGAAGACAAAAGAAGAAGCGATTGAAGTTTTAAAGCAAGACGCGAAGCCAGGAGATCTCGTGCTTTTCATGGGCGCAGGTGATATCTGGAAAGCGGAACGTCCGTTCTTGGAGGCTTTGAAAAAGTAA
- the murG gene encoding undecaprenyldiphospho-muramoylpentapeptide beta-N-acetylglucosaminyltransferase, with protein MKQKKFLFACGGTGGHVFPAVAIAESLKKAGIENISFAGRKDSMESRLVKPYFEFDEISAVPLHRGSFMQNLGLPYKLLKAVQSAKVVLKKRKPDVIVATGGYVSLPVVIAAGRAKIPVYIQEQNAVAGVANKIGSHYAKKIFVTSKDAQKFFPSTETMVFGNPVRELPKIENLPRPKEYRDGTKTLLIVGGSQGARGINVKMEEALSQIAERKDISVVWQVGAKNFDEICARIQIPENVSVKAFLDNIYAYMGHADLIVSRAGASTLAEILAFGKPSILFPFPFATANHQEFNARVVEKAGAALVELDNDPNDLWNKVQSLLSNAEKLNQMASAAKSIGMPDAADQIAKVILEAEC; from the coding sequence ATGAAACAGAAGAAATTTTTATTTGCATGTGGCGGAACCGGTGGGCACGTTTTCCCGGCGGTAGCGATTGCCGAAAGTTTGAAAAAAGCGGGAATTGAAAATATCTCGTTTGCAGGCCGCAAAGATTCGATGGAATCGCGACTTGTAAAACCGTATTTTGAATTTGACGAAATCTCGGCAGTTCCTCTTCACCGTGGTTCGTTTATGCAAAATTTAGGGCTGCCTTATAAATTATTGAAAGCAGTGCAAAGCGCAAAAGTCGTTTTGAAAAAACGGAAGCCCGATGTTATCGTTGCGACGGGCGGTTATGTTTCGCTCCCCGTTGTCATTGCTGCAGGCCGCGCAAAAATTCCGGTTTATATTCAAGAGCAAAATGCAGTCGCTGGCGTGGCGAATAAAATTGGCTCTCATTATGCGAAGAAAATTTTTGTCACTTCAAAAGATGCGCAGAAATTTTTCCCGTCGACCGAAACGATGGTCTTCGGAAATCCAGTTCGCGAATTGCCGAAAATTGAAAATCTTCCGCGTCCAAAAGAATATCGCGACGGCACAAAAACTTTGCTCATCGTCGGCGGCTCGCAAGGAGCCCGCGGCATTAACGTCAAAATGGAAGAAGCGCTTTCGCAAATCGCCGAAAGAAAAGACATTTCGGTGGTGTGGCAAGTCGGTGCAAAAAATTTCGATGAAATTTGCGCACGCATTCAGATTCCAGAAAATGTTTCGGTGAAAGCATTCCTCGATAACATTTACGCTTACATGGGTCATGCGGATTTAATCGTGAGCCGCGCAGGCGCTTCAACTCTTGCAGAAATTCTCGCATTCGGAAAACCGTCGATTCTTTTCCCGTTCCCATTTGCGACTGCAAACCATCAAGAATTTAACGCACGCGTTGTTGAGAAAGCGGGCGCTGCTCTCGTTGAACTCGATAACGATCCCAATGATTTGTGGAACAAAGTACAAAGTCTTCTTTCGAATGCAGAAAAATTAAATCAGATGGCGTCAGCAGCAAAATCCATCGGCATGCCCGACGCAGCCGATCAAATCGCCAAAGTCATTTTGGAAGCGGAGTGCTAA
- the ftsZ gene encoding cell division protein FtsZ, whose product MNEELNNMIPEDSEVRHIIDASGADHKAKIKIIGVGGAGGNAVNRMVKMNIKDVEFISINTDALALDNNLADEKIAIGQKTTKTLGAGAKPEIGRQALMEDKDLVEKKLEGADMIFISAGMGGGTGTGAAPVVAEIAHKLGILTVAVVTMPFKWEGPIRRRNAEKGLAALRKNVDSIIVINNQRILDVIEKTTSIADAYLKVDEVLGNAVRSICDIMFIHGTINVDFNDARTIMSNGGAALMGTGTASGEGRALKAAQDAITCPLLDNIKVCGASGALINVSHGENFSMVEYSEALDYLYQQIGEDNEPNIVAGDVTIPELGDRVSITVIATGFEKESYGEATATSAQTASAPVQAGPHIEKSIPRTNRMDFAKMATEEMEEVQKPAPVQAALVQPQPVRVEQPAMETASETARMSVIRPVEETRAETSSVPVFTSHFVSSNFEATKPAVREEERTLAQTMPMPKMTMQTATIKSAKVESPEYASESKMSEGGRLPAYMQSLPGIMSENEF is encoded by the coding sequence ATGAACGAAGAACTCAACAACATGATTCCGGAAGATTCCGAAGTCAGACACATTATCGACGCGAGTGGTGCAGATCACAAGGCGAAGATTAAAATCATCGGTGTCGGTGGCGCTGGCGGAAACGCGGTGAACCGCATGGTGAAAATGAATATCAAAGATGTTGAATTCATTTCCATCAACACGGATGCTCTTGCGCTCGACAATAATCTTGCCGACGAAAAAATCGCCATCGGTCAGAAGACCACAAAAACTCTTGGCGCTGGCGCAAAGCCCGAAATCGGCCGTCAAGCTTTGATGGAAGATAAGGATCTCGTCGAAAAGAAATTAGAAGGCGCCGATATGATTTTCATCTCGGCAGGAATGGGCGGCGGAACGGGAACGGGTGCAGCTCCCGTTGTCGCTGAAATCGCTCACAAGCTCGGCATCTTGACCGTGGCCGTGGTGACAATGCCTTTCAAATGGGAAGGTCCGATTCGTCGTCGCAACGCCGAAAAAGGTCTTGCAGCTCTTCGTAAAAATGTTGATTCGATTATCGTCATCAACAATCAGCGCATTTTGGATGTCATCGAAAAGACGACTTCTATTGCCGACGCTTACCTCAAAGTGGATGAAGTTCTCGGAAACGCTGTCCGCAGCATTTGCGACATTATGTTCATTCACGGAACGATTAACGTGGACTTTAACGACGCCCGCACAATTATGTCGAACGGCGGCGCTGCTTTGATGGGAACAGGAACTGCATCGGGCGAAGGCCGCGCATTGAAAGCCGCGCAAGATGCAATTACTTGCCCGCTTTTGGACAACATCAAAGTCTGCGGTGCATCGGGCGCTCTCATCAATGTTTCCCACGGCGAAAATTTCTCGATGGTGGAATACAGCGAAGCGTTGGATTACTTGTATCAGCAAATCGGCGAAGACAATGAACCGAATATTGTCGCAGGCGATGTAACGATTCCAGAACTCGGTGACCGCGTAAGCATCACCGTGATTGCAACCGGCTTTGAAAAAGAAAGCTACGGCGAAGCTACAGCAACTTCTGCGCAAACTGCTTCGGCTCCTGTGCAAGCTGGCCCGCATATTGAAAAATCCATTCCGCGTACAAACCGTATGGATTTTGCAAAAATGGCAACCGAAGAAATGGAAGAAGTGCAAAAGCCCGCGCCGGTGCAAGCTGCTCTTGTGCAACCGCAGCCTGTCCGCGTAGAACAACCTGCGATGGAAACCGCTTCGGAAACGGCTCGCATGTCGGTGATTCGCCCTGTCGAAGAAACGCGCGCCGAAACTTCTTCTGTTCCGGTCTTTACTTCGCATTTTGTAAGCTCAAATTTCGAAGCGACAAAGCCCGCTGTTCGTGAAGAAGAACGCACTCTTGCGCAGACAATGCCGATGCCGAAAATGACGATGCAAACTGCAACTATTAAGTCTGCAAAAGTAGAATCGCCGGAATACGCTTCGGAATCAAAGATGAGCGAAGGCGGAAGACTTCCTGCCTACATGCAAAGCTTACCCGGAATTATGTCGGAAAATGAATTCTAA
- a CDS encoding UDP-N-acetylmuramoyl-tripeptide--D-alanyl-D-alanine ligase, whose protein sequence is MQNLDLTIAELCEILESEPVGVSPRMAKRKVKLCLDSREAGPGVVFWPLKGGRFDGHDFISDVMKKGALMSVMDADRAGDSLSDVYVPVDDSNKALLKLAKGYQRKFKLKKIAVTGSNGKTTTKEMLKAILSSEFKTIATEGNFNNQIGVPKTIFRFKHSDEVAVVEMGTSAPGEIHPLSMTVEPDIAVITNVGASHLEHLGNLDNVFKEKVTIADGLKKGGLLVVNADDSRLSKLRTNKSYRVLTFGIKRGVIKPENLTWDANACASFKIGRTEFHLNVPGIHNVYNALAAIAVTTSMRMSKAKVSAALEKFHAANMRMEIRNGAGIKVVSDCYNANPSSTKMALQTIGALSNTNRKIAILGDMLELGEKSEELHREIGEMVPQMHFDMLISVGKLSQNMQAGALAAGMDAKSALHFDTVQKAIEFLEGNVHFGDILLVKGSRGMKMEQIVDKLLRLEPAAVTKG, encoded by the coding sequence ATGCAAAATTTGGATTTGACAATCGCAGAACTTTGCGAAATTCTAGAAAGCGAACCGGTCGGTGTTTCGCCGCGAATGGCAAAGCGCAAAGTCAAACTTTGCTTGGATAGCCGCGAAGCGGGTCCGGGTGTTGTCTTTTGGCCGTTAAAAGGCGGCCGCTTTGATGGTCACGATTTTATTTCGGATGTGATGAAGAAAGGAGCATTGATGAGTGTGATGGATGCAGACCGCGCAGGAGATTCTTTGTCGGATGTTTATGTTCCCGTGGACGATTCGAATAAAGCGCTCCTCAAGCTTGCGAAAGGTTATCAGCGTAAATTCAAATTGAAAAAAATCGCCGTCACCGGTTCGAATGGAAAAACGACGACGAAGGAAATGCTCAAAGCAATTCTTTCTTCGGAATTTAAAACGATTGCAACCGAAGGAAATTTCAACAATCAAATCGGCGTGCCGAAAACAATTTTCCGTTTTAAGCATAGCGATGAAGTCGCTGTCGTCGAAATGGGAACGAGCGCACCGGGAGAAATTCATCCGCTGTCGATGACTGTGGAACCTGACATCGCTGTGATTACAAATGTCGGCGCAAGTCATTTGGAACATCTCGGCAATTTGGATAATGTCTTTAAAGAAAAAGTGACGATTGCAGATGGCTTAAAGAAAGGCGGCCTTTTGGTGGTAAACGCAGACGATTCTCGCCTTTCAAAATTGCGCACAAATAAAAGTTATCGCGTTCTCACTTTCGGCATTAAACGCGGCGTCATCAAACCGGAAAATCTCACGTGGGATGCGAACGCTTGCGCGAGTTTTAAAATCGGACGGACGGAATTTCATTTGAATGTTCCGGGCATTCACAATGTTTACAATGCGCTCGCAGCGATTGCGGTCACCACATCGATGCGGATGTCGAAAGCAAAAGTTTCTGCGGCATTAGAAAAATTCCACGCAGCAAATATGCGAATGGAAATTCGAAATGGCGCAGGCATTAAAGTGGTTTCGGATTGTTATAACGCCAATCCGTCTTCGACGAAAATGGCGCTCCAAACAATCGGCGCACTTTCTAATACAAATCGTAAAATTGCGATTCTCGGCGATATGTTGGAACTTGGCGAAAAGTCCGAAGAATTGCATCGTGAAATTGGTGAAATGGTTCCGCAGATGCATTTTGATATGCTTATCTCAGTGGGAAAACTCAGCCAAAATATGCAAGCGGGTGCGCTCGCCGCAGGAATGGATGCCAAGTCCGCTTTGCATTTTGACACGGTGCAAAAAGCCATTGAATTTTTGGAAGGTAATGTGCACTTCGGTGACATTCTTCTTGTCAAAGGTTCGCGCGGCATGAAGATGGAACAAATCGTCGATAAATTACTTCGCTTAGAGCCGGCTGCAGTTACCAAAGGTTAA
- a CDS encoding YicC/YloC family endoribonuclease yields MAIISMTGYGKDEFKFHNALCSVEVRSVNNRFLEISCHLPKALSYLEFSLKEDVKKILARGSVNLTISLGDNDGASVPTGYSTETVEAYLKIAKDIKTKYGLSGEPTLEQVLSLPNVLVYNSEADQKEMEDLIHASLNRALQSLMQMREKEGLNLKKDLEARVYEMDKVLDEVRVLDPERIVEWKQKFEERLKALVGEAGLDPVRVTQEASVIADRLDINEEITRFKSHNKLFLSTLELGANQGKKLTFILQEMGREANTLATKCQSAKIAALAIRLKDSVETIREQTMNIE; encoded by the coding sequence ATGGCTATTATTTCGATGACCGGTTACGGTAAAGATGAATTTAAGTTTCACAACGCATTGTGTTCTGTTGAAGTGCGTTCGGTGAATAATCGCTTTTTAGAAATTTCTTGTCACCTTCCGAAAGCGCTTTCTTATTTAGAATTTAGTTTGAAAGAAGATGTTAAAAAAATTCTCGCTCGCGGTTCTGTCAATTTGACCATTTCTTTGGGCGATAACGATGGAGCTTCGGTTCCGACAGGATATTCGACGGAAACGGTCGAAGCCTATTTGAAAATTGCGAAAGACATTAAAACGAAATACGGTCTTTCGGGGGAACCGACTTTGGAACAAGTGCTTTCGCTGCCGAATGTGCTCGTTTACAATTCCGAAGCCGATCAAAAAGAAATGGAAGATTTAATTCACGCTTCTTTAAATCGTGCGCTGCAATCGCTTATGCAAATGCGCGAAAAAGAAGGGCTGAATTTGAAAAAAGATCTCGAAGCCCGCGTGTATGAAATGGATAAAGTTCTCGACGAAGTCCGCGTTTTAGATCCGGAACGCATTGTCGAATGGAAGCAGAAATTTGAAGAACGGTTGAAGGCTTTGGTCGGCGAAGCGGGTTTAGATCCCGTCCGCGTCACGCAAGAAGCGAGCGTCATCGCAGACCGTTTAGATATTAACGAAGAAATTACGCGATTCAAAAGTCACAATAAACTTTTCCTTTCGACTTTGGAACTCGGCGCAAATCAAGGGAAAAAACTCACATTCATTTTACAAGAAATGGGCCGCGAAGCAAATACCCTCGCAACAAAATGTCAGAGTGCAAAAATTGCGGCACTCGCCATTCGTTTGAAAGATAGCGTGGAAACGATTCGCGAACAAACGATGAATATCGAATAA
- the ftsA gene encoding cell division protein FtsA produces the protein MAKEEKSGNETNKKIVSLDIGSSKIGVFIGEILENGKVRILGFGNPVMKKGDDNELEATVNALKKAVVDAELSSGVDVKEVYVGIAGSSVRSLVSRARIPLRDFEGVVTKEAMNRVVEQTSQMVQYPADLDIIHVLPGDYSIDDREGIKNPLGMEGASLSVETLLVMAPRGIIRTIHKAVESAGLVVKGLVLEQLADACCVLYKDEKELGVAIVDIGATSTDIAVFKDDKVVYTSSFNEAGNSITNDIAYGLTTPIESAEEIKKEHGTCFRSNLLDDSKFTVPGIGGRSGKECSTKHLAYIIYCQIYNILMKVRADLEAQNFLNKKKKTENENPEEKGVFNGKDDVVKNLGAGIVITGGTAQLKGILELAEQIFDDVEVRLGAPQKNESGFSEILSMPLYSTGVGLLNYAAQNEQPRGKRETQTTKIVSAVGSKWKRFSSWIGQYI, from the coding sequence ATGGCTAAAGAAGAAAAATCCGGAAACGAAACGAACAAGAAAATTGTCTCCTTAGACATTGGCAGTTCGAAGATCGGAGTCTTTATCGGCGAAATCTTGGAAAATGGCAAAGTCCGAATTTTGGGCTTTGGAAATCCTGTGATGAAGAAAGGCGACGATAATGAACTTGAAGCCACCGTGAATGCGCTCAAGAAAGCGGTAGTAGACGCAGAACTTTCGAGCGGCGTCGATGTCAAAGAAGTTTACGTCGGAATCGCGGGCAGCAGCGTGCGTTCTCTTGTCAGTCGTGCGAGAATTCCTTTGCGCGACTTTGAAGGCGTTGTGACCAAAGAAGCGATGAATCGAGTCGTTGAGCAGACGAGTCAAATGGTGCAATATCCCGCCGACTTAGATATTATTCATGTGCTTCCGGGCGATTATTCTATCGATGATCGCGAAGGCATTAAAAATCCGTTAGGCATGGAAGGCGCAAGTTTAAGTGTCGAAACGCTCTTGGTAATGGCTCCGCGCGGAATTATTCGCACGATTCATAAAGCGGTAGAAAGCGCAGGTCTTGTTGTGAAAGGACTCGTCTTGGAACAACTCGCCGACGCTTGCTGCGTTTTGTACAAAGATGAAAAAGAATTGGGCGTTGCCATCGTTGATATCGGAGCGACCTCTACCGATATTGCGGTTTTCAAAGATGACAAAGTCGTTTACACTTCGTCGTTTAATGAAGCGGGAAATTCAATTACCAATGACATCGCTTACGGTTTAACGACGCCGATTGAAAGCGCCGAAGAAATCAAAAAAGAACACGGCACTTGCTTCCGCTCCAATCTTTTGGACGACAGCAAATTTACGGTCCCGGGAATCGGTGGACGCTCGGGCAAAGAATGCAGCACAAAACATTTGGCTTATATTATTTACTGCCAAATTTATAACATCTTAATGAAAGTCCGCGCCGATTTGGAAGCGCAGAATTTCTTGAACAAAAAGAAAAAAACGGAAAATGAAAATCCCGAAGAAAAGGGAGTTTTCAATGGAAAAGATGATGTTGTCAAAAATTTAGGCGCAGGCATCGTCATCACCGGAGGAACTGCACAGTTGAAAGGCATCTTAGAACTTGCCGAACAGATTTTCGACGATGTAGAAGTGCGTCTCGGCGCTCCGCAAAAGAATGAATCGGGCTTTAGTGAAATTTTAAGTATGCCGCTTTATTCAACGGGTGTTGGACTTTTGAACTATGCCGCTCAAAATGAACAACCGCGCGGAAAACGTGAAACGCAGACGACAAAAATTGTCAGCGCTGTTGGCAGCAAATGGAAGCGTTTCAGCTCTTGGATTGGACAATACATTTAA
- the ftsW gene encoding putative lipid II flippase FtsW — MKKWLASYLSFDKPMLLAMVALLALGVYVIYSGSNFHATELGRPSYYYAMNHLKVIALGFVAMGIVTAIDHKLWHDIARPVFILCLVGLILVIIMGAVTKGAARWLTIAGFSIQPAELMKVAMFAYMARRLSELGDAIVDLKRGMIQPLVTLGIVAVLILLQPNFSMTLMIGVSTFVLLFVAGARLKYLGGALALCGILVLGVGLSASYRLKRLTVFLHPEEHLSGGGYQLYNALVSLGHGGITGTGIGQGTQKLGFLPESYKDVAFSLLGEELGFLGTSFVLILFGLIVYRGFVIAQNAKTRFAKYFATGLTCALGLNVILHVFVNTGLMPTTGQPLPFISYGGTNLLVSMISVGILLNISRPNTGLNIDEPRSIVQTMKVA; from the coding sequence ATGAAAAAGTGGCTTGCGTCCTATTTGAGTTTTGATAAACCGATGCTTTTAGCAATGGTCGCATTGCTTGCGCTCGGTGTTTACGTCATTTACAGTGGAAGTAATTTCCATGCGACAGAACTCGGGCGCCCCTCTTATTATTATGCGATGAATCATTTGAAAGTCATCGCTCTCGGTTTTGTGGCGATGGGAATTGTGACAGCAATCGATCATAAATTGTGGCACGATATTGCGCGTCCCGTATTTATTCTTTGCTTAGTCGGACTCATTCTCGTAATCATTATGGGCGCTGTGACAAAAGGAGCTGCTCGCTGGTTAACGATTGCGGGTTTTTCCATTCAGCCCGCAGAACTCATGAAAGTTGCGATGTTTGCTTATATGGCGCGGCGGCTCTCGGAATTGGGCGATGCCATCGTGGATTTAAAACGCGGCATGATTCAACCGCTAGTAACTCTTGGCATCGTCGCCGTTTTGATTCTTTTGCAACCGAATTTTTCGATGACGTTGATGATTGGCGTTTCGACATTTGTGCTTTTATTTGTCGCAGGCGCACGGCTAAAATATCTGGGTGGCGCATTAGCACTCTGCGGAATCCTTGTGCTCGGCGTTGGACTTTCGGCTTCGTATCGCTTGAAACGTTTAACCGTCTTTTTGCATCCGGAAGAGCATTTGAGCGGCGGCGGATATCAGTTGTATAATGCGCTCGTAAGTCTTGGACACGGCGGCATCACCGGCACAGGAATCGGACAAGGAACGCAAAAATTGGGATTCCTTCCAGAGTCGTATAAAGACGTTGCCTTTAGCCTTCTCGGCGAAGAACTCGGATTTTTAGGAACGAGTTTTGTGCTTATCCTTTTTGGCCTTATTGTTTATCGCGGATTTGTCATCGCTCAAAATGCGAAGACGCGCTTTGCCAAATATTTTGCGACGGGTTTAACTTGTGCGCTTGGGCTCAATGTCATCTTGCATGTTTTTGTGAATACCGGACTCATGCCGACGACAGGACAACCGCTCCCGTTTATCAGTTACGGCGGAACCAATTTGCTGGTTTCGATGATTTCTGTGGGAATTCTTTTAAATATTTCGCGGCCGAATACGGGCTTAAATATCGATGAACCGCGGAGTATTGTACAAACGATGAAGGTGGCATAA
- a CDS encoding cell division protein FtsQ/DivIB, whose product MRREKRHQTIAGIFGWMKKKGWKLFLVFAIVAVAIWQGWSFIRKLNPAELRTLKTVEINGNRMLTWEEILQTAGLETGMPMSEINADSVKIRLLALPLLHDATVDVGIFRKVTITVSETTPLMQTLEKGQWKAYSERGQQLPIATGARLDYPVATIQRSREIKPIASFLAAMRSADESLYREVSQVALDEKLHAIEVFFRNVRFKVLFPMDSVSGNAFAHYRLLVDGLSSEMEKVKSLDMRFEGFAYAYPSAQEVK is encoded by the coding sequence ATGCGTCGCGAAAAACGTCATCAGACGATCGCGGGTATTTTCGGCTGGATGAAAAAGAAAGGCTGGAAGCTTTTTCTTGTCTTTGCGATTGTAGCCGTTGCGATTTGGCAAGGTTGGAGTTTCATTCGAAAACTGAATCCGGCAGAATTGCGCACGTTGAAAACGGTTGAAATTAACGGCAATCGAATGCTCACATGGGAAGAAATCCTGCAAACTGCAGGATTAGAAACCGGAATGCCGATGTCCGAAATCAACGCGGACAGTGTGAAAATTCGATTGCTTGCGTTACCGTTATTGCACGACGCAACGGTGGATGTTGGAATTTTCCGCAAGGTTACGATTACCGTGAGCGAAACGACGCCTCTCATGCAAACTCTCGAAAAGGGTCAGTGGAAAGCGTATTCCGAACGCGGACAACAACTGCCGATTGCGACAGGTGCGCGCTTGGATTATCCGGTTGCAACCATTCAACGCAGCCGCGAAATCAAACCGATTGCGAGTTTCTTAGCAGCGATGCGCTCTGCCGATGAATCGCTTTACCGCGAAGTTTCGCAAGTTGCGCTCGACGAAAAATTGCATGCGATTGAAGTATTCTTTCGCAACGTCCGTTTTAAAGTTCTTTTCCCGATGGATAGCGTTTCGGGAAATGCGTTTGCCCATTACCGTTTATTGGTCGATGGACTTTCCTCAGAAATGGAAAAAGTGAAGTCATTGGATATGCGTTTTGAAGGTTTTGCTTATGCGTATCCGTCTGCTCAAGAGGTCAAATAA